The following proteins are encoded in a genomic region of Archangium lipolyticum:
- a CDS encoding cysteine desulfurase family protein: MSAPRDPVYLDHNATTPLLPEVVDAMLPYLREHFGNPSSAHVYGRRAREAVDRARAQVAALLGAAPEELFFVAHGTEANNLAIRGVAAALPEKRHVLTSVIEHPATTEPCRELEKHGTRVTWLPVDGDGRIRVDEAVAALRSDTALVTLMHANNETGVLQPISEVALEARARGVLVHTDAAQSVGKLPVSVDGLGVDLLTVVGHKFGAPKGVGALYVRRGTPLRPVLLGAGHERGLRPGTENVASIVGLGAACEVALRTVEGEETRMRRLRGELWTRLRARIPGLVLNGHLEERLPNTLNVRFPGVSGSALLAAAPEVAASTGSACHAGEESASSIITAMGVAPGEALGSVRLSLGRTTTLGDVMTAAEALIGAWRRLSPPR; this comes from the coding sequence ATGAGTGCTCCACGCGACCCTGTCTACCTGGACCACAATGCCACCACGCCGCTGCTGCCCGAGGTGGTGGACGCCATGCTCCCGTATCTGCGCGAGCACTTCGGCAACCCCTCCAGCGCGCACGTCTATGGACGCCGGGCCCGCGAGGCCGTCGATCGGGCTCGGGCCCAGGTGGCGGCGCTGCTCGGCGCCGCCCCGGAGGAGCTCTTCTTCGTCGCGCATGGGACGGAGGCCAACAACCTCGCCATCCGTGGCGTGGCGGCCGCGCTCCCGGAGAAGCGGCACGTGTTGACCTCCGTCATCGAGCACCCGGCCACCACCGAGCCCTGCCGCGAGCTGGAGAAACACGGCACGCGGGTGACATGGCTCCCGGTGGATGGGGACGGCCGGATCCGCGTCGACGAGGCCGTGGCGGCACTGCGGAGCGACACGGCGCTCGTCACCCTCATGCATGCCAACAACGAGACGGGCGTGCTGCAGCCCATCTCCGAGGTGGCCCTCGAGGCCCGCGCCCGTGGGGTGCTGGTACACACCGATGCGGCCCAGTCGGTGGGCAAGCTACCCGTGTCCGTCGATGGGCTGGGCGTGGACCTGCTCACGGTGGTGGGCCACAAGTTCGGCGCCCCCAAGGGCGTGGGCGCACTGTACGTGCGCCGGGGAACGCCGCTGCGTCCGGTCCTGCTCGGGGCGGGGCATGAGCGGGGCCTGCGCCCGGGCACGGAGAACGTCGCGTCCATCGTGGGGCTCGGGGCGGCCTGCGAGGTGGCCCTCCGCACGGTGGAAGGCGAGGAGACGCGGATGCGCAGGCTGCGGGGCGAGCTCTGGACGCGGCTGCGGGCGCGCATCCCGGGACTGGTGCTCAATGGCCACCTGGAGGAGCGGTTGCCGAACACCCTCAACGTGCGCTTCCCCGGTGTGAGCGGCTCCGCGCTCCTGGCCGCGGCTCCCGAGGTGGCTGCCTCCACGGGCTCGGCGTGCCACGCGGGCGAGGAGTCCGCCTCCTCCATCATCACCGCGATGGGTGTGGCTCCCGGGGAGGCGCTCGGCTCGGTGCGCCTGTCCCTGGGCCGGACGACGACGCTTGGGGACGTGATGACCGCCGCGGAAGCGCTCATCGGGGCCTGGCGGCGCCTGTCCCCACCCAGGTGA
- the rnk gene encoding nucleoside diphosphate kinase regulator, with product MSTQEPRIVVTSTDMERLRTLIDTTAGDLAEALDAELLRAEVVEPTQVPPDVVTMNSRVVYEDEDTHEKREVTLSYPKDASLQQGRVSVLAPVGAALLGLSEGQEIEWELPGGKHKRLRILSVTYQPQSAGHAH from the coding sequence ATGAGCACGCAAGAGCCGAGGATCGTGGTCACGTCGACCGACATGGAGCGGCTGCGAACCCTCATCGATACGACCGCGGGAGATCTGGCGGAAGCGCTCGATGCGGAGTTGCTGCGCGCGGAGGTGGTGGAGCCCACCCAGGTGCCGCCCGACGTCGTGACGATGAACAGCCGGGTGGTGTACGAGGACGAGGACACGCACGAGAAGCGGGAGGTGACACTGTCCTATCCGAAGGACGCGTCGCTCCAGCAGGGGCGGGTATCCGTGCTGGCGCCCGTGGGAGCGGCGCTGCTCGGACTTTCGGAGGGGCAGGAGATCGAGTGGGAGCTACCTGGCGGAAAGCACAAGCGCCTGCGCATCCTCTCCGTCACCTACCAGCCGCAGTCGGCCGGGCACGCTCACTGA
- a CDS encoding anthranilate synthase component I family protein produces the protein MPVPPTPPPSPLDRERFEALVAEGYNQVPLVRVVELHGRRPVDLLRALPPGHRILLESTRASNEGRYSFVGARPFLTFRAKGGRCEINGEPQPGEPLTTLRGLLRRFRGVRLPGMPLFCGGAVGFFAYEAAHHFESLPRHGNDDLGLPDIALDFVDTFVAVDHQESRALVVATGDDHEDCLRRLEELERVVRAVASTTPPARAWHLEDGQTPDVPWRSNFTQEGYQRAVERVQEYIRAGDTYQVNLSQRLEVEPRLPALELYEALSAISPVHFASYLEVDGFEVVSASPERLVRVEDGRAITRPIAGTRRKGTPEENARFVHELRTSEKERAEHAMLVDLERNDLGRVCTYGSVQVTKLMEIIEYAHVLHIESEVVGRLAPGVEPLDVVAAVFPGGTITGVPKIRTMQIITELEPHARGLYTGSLGYLSFTGEMDLNIVIRTVVLKGGRAWVQVGAGIVHDSEPRREYQETLHKARSPLLALSARPAEGAK, from the coding sequence ATGCCGGTCCCCCCGACCCCGCCCCCCTCTCCGTTGGACCGCGAGCGCTTCGAGGCGCTCGTGGCGGAGGGCTACAACCAGGTCCCCCTCGTCCGTGTGGTGGAGCTGCACGGCCGGAGACCGGTGGACCTGCTGCGAGCCCTGCCGCCGGGACACCGCATCCTGCTCGAAAGCACCCGAGCCTCGAACGAAGGCCGCTACTCCTTCGTGGGAGCCAGACCCTTCCTGACGTTCAGGGCGAAGGGAGGAAGGTGCGAGATCAACGGCGAACCCCAACCGGGGGAGCCACTGACCACCTTGCGAGGGCTCCTGAGACGTTTTCGCGGTGTGCGCCTTCCAGGGATGCCGCTCTTCTGTGGTGGAGCGGTGGGCTTCTTCGCCTACGAGGCGGCGCACCATTTCGAGTCCCTGCCGCGCCACGGGAACGACGATCTGGGACTGCCGGACATCGCGCTGGACTTCGTGGACACGTTCGTGGCGGTGGACCACCAGGAGAGCCGGGCGCTCGTGGTGGCCACGGGCGACGACCACGAGGACTGCCTGCGACGGTTGGAGGAGCTGGAGCGGGTGGTACGCGCGGTGGCCTCCACAACGCCTCCGGCGCGCGCCTGGCACCTCGAGGACGGACAGACGCCGGACGTGCCCTGGCGCTCCAACTTCACGCAGGAGGGCTACCAGCGAGCGGTGGAGCGCGTACAGGAATACATCCGCGCGGGAGACACCTACCAGGTCAACCTCTCGCAGCGGCTGGAGGTGGAGCCCAGGCTGCCCGCGCTGGAGCTGTACGAAGCCCTCTCGGCCATCAGCCCGGTGCACTTCGCCAGCTACCTGGAGGTGGACGGCTTCGAGGTGGTGAGCGCCTCGCCCGAGCGGCTGGTGCGGGTGGAGGACGGCAGGGCCATCACCCGGCCGATCGCGGGCACGCGGCGCAAGGGAACACCAGAGGAGAACGCCCGGTTCGTACACGAGCTGCGCACCAGCGAGAAGGAGCGGGCCGAGCACGCGATGCTGGTGGATCTGGAGCGCAACGACCTGGGGCGCGTCTGCACTTACGGGAGCGTCCAGGTGACGAAGCTGATGGAGATCATCGAGTACGCCCACGTGCTCCACATCGAGTCCGAGGTGGTGGGCCGGCTGGCGCCGGGAGTGGAGCCGCTCGACGTGGTGGCGGCGGTGTTCCCGGGCGGCACCATCACCGGGGTGCCGAAGATCCGCACCATGCAGATCATCACCGAGCTGGAGCCACACGCGCGGGGCCTCTACACGGGCTCGCTCGGATACCTGAGCTTCACGGGCGAGATGGACCTCAACATCGTCATCCGCACGGTGGTGCTGAAAGGCGGACGGGCCTGGGTGCAGGTGGGGGCGGGCATCGTCCACGACTCGGAGCCGAGGCGCGAGTACCAGGAGACGCTGCACAAGGCGCGCTCGCCGCTGCTGGCGCTGTCCGCACGGCCGGCGGAGGGCGCGAAATGA
- a CDS encoding anthranilate synthase component II: MMLLIDNFDSFTFNLVQALGGLGAELKVVRNDALTLAGVEALRPDRIVISPGPCTPNEAGISLEVIRAFAGRVPVLGVCLGHQSIGQVFGGRVVRAPVPVHGKTADIHHDGRGVFRGLPHPFVAARYHSLVVERASLPDCLEVSAWCGELVMGLRHREYPWVEGIQFHPESFLTPHGTTLLARFLEARIG, encoded by the coding sequence ATGATGCTGCTCATCGACAACTTCGACTCCTTCACCTTCAACCTCGTGCAGGCGCTGGGCGGGCTCGGGGCGGAGCTGAAGGTGGTGCGCAACGATGCCCTCACCCTCGCCGGGGTGGAGGCGCTGCGGCCGGATCGCATCGTCATCTCGCCGGGCCCTTGTACGCCGAACGAGGCCGGCATCTCGCTGGAGGTCATCCGCGCCTTCGCGGGCCGGGTGCCGGTGCTCGGGGTGTGCCTGGGGCACCAGTCCATCGGCCAGGTGTTCGGAGGGCGCGTCGTGCGGGCCCCGGTGCCCGTGCACGGGAAGACGGCCGACATCCACCACGATGGCCGGGGCGTCTTCCGGGGACTGCCCCATCCCTTCGTGGCCGCGCGCTACCACTCGCTGGTGGTGGAGCGGGCGAGCCTTCCGGACTGCCTGGAGGTCTCCGCCTGGTGCGGAGAGCTGGTGATGGGACTGCGCCATCGCGAGTACCCATGGGTGGAGGGCATCCAGTTCCATCCCGAGTCCTTCCTCACGCCGCACGGCACCACGTTGCTCGCGAGGTTCCTGGAGGCGCGAATCGGATGA
- a CDS encoding aminotransferase class IV: protein MMDTVAVNGEVRRWEELRLQDFLQSFFFGAGFFETFLVTGGVPMFLERHLARLRSSLEAHAACVRAPPEDVLTARSVLDSLHRCLEADASLGPRFTGVGKLVAGDGRLLLSFRELPAPQAHTVLDALEDRCYRRGDPTLRHKSISYLRQYAHFGRGTVFANEAGELCEAPNGNLFFLVGDAVVTPPLEVPCLPGIIRSVLLEEGRLGDMPVVERTVGREQLEDVRGCVLTNSVSLALAVPRLLGRELPGSHMLAERARVVVRESARREG from the coding sequence ATGATGGACACGGTCGCGGTGAACGGAGAGGTGCGGCGGTGGGAGGAGCTGCGGCTCCAGGACTTCCTCCAGTCGTTCTTCTTCGGCGCGGGCTTCTTCGAGACGTTCCTCGTCACCGGGGGCGTGCCCATGTTCCTGGAGCGGCACCTCGCGCGGCTCCGGTCGAGCCTCGAGGCCCATGCGGCCTGCGTGCGCGCGCCACCCGAGGACGTGCTCACCGCCAGGTCCGTCCTCGACTCCCTGCATCGATGCCTGGAGGCGGATGCCAGCCTGGGGCCTCGCTTCACCGGCGTGGGCAAGCTGGTGGCGGGAGATGGGCGGCTGCTGCTGTCCTTCCGGGAACTGCCGGCCCCCCAGGCGCACACCGTCCTCGACGCGCTGGAGGACCGCTGCTACCGGAGGGGCGACCCCACCCTGAGACACAAGAGCATCTCGTACCTGCGGCAGTACGCGCACTTCGGCCGGGGAACGGTCTTCGCCAACGAGGCCGGGGAGCTCTGCGAGGCGCCGAACGGCAATCTGTTCTTCCTCGTGGGAGACGCGGTGGTGACTCCGCCCCTGGAGGTCCCCTGCCTCCCGGGCATCATCCGCTCCGTGCTGCTGGAGGAAGGACGGCTCGGGGACATGCCGGTGGTGGAGCGCACGGTGGGGCGGGAGCAGCTGGAGGACGTCCGGGGCTGTGTCCTCACCAACTCCGTCAGCCTCGCGCTCGCCGTCCCGCGACTGCTCGGGCGGGAGCTGCCCGGGAGCCACATGCTGGCCGAGCGCGCCCGGGTCGTGGTGCGGGAGTCCGCACGGCGCGAGGGGTGA
- a CDS encoding hybrid sensor histidine kinase/response regulator yields MTASSFTLLLVDDSPEDRGTWAAFLRQEQDHTWSFIESEDAEEGLALCLAHPVDCVILDYGLPGMDGLGFLRRLKEVLGEAAPPVVLVTGRGSERVAVSAMKAGASDYLIKSDITPASLYRATHNAIEKAVLERRHREAERERDAVLARERAARAEVEALVRERERLLGEAEAQRALFDAVLQQMPSGVLVAEPSGKLLLASARVEQILRYPFRASQGVSEYGDALRGIHPDGRPYRCEEWPLSRSLLSGEVVEGEEVEVARADGSRVTLSISSGPVLDARGQRIAGVATFMDVTARKRVEAEFDNFFRLSHDLLAVAGTDGFFKRVNPAFSQTLGWSEEELLSRPFASLLHPEDLSATRSEVENLARGGHTLHFENRYRCRDGSYRWLSWTSASMAEQGLIFAVARDVTQTKRLEAALRESEARYRELAVQYERQARTFDTMLTAHPDFMYLFDRRHRFTYVNRSLLQLWGKRLEEAVGRNFQELGYPPELVEKHRRQLDEVLRTGRPVRGDNPYTSASGTGHYEYIYAPIFGPDGQVEAIAGTSRDITERKRAEEELRRRAEFAQQLVGIVSHDLRNPITAILLGAQSLLRRRNGLDESQALTATRIQSSAERAARMVRDLLDFTQARLGGGIPIHPAPLDLHALTRQVLDEVRMSYPERSFRVDSEGDGQGQWDPDRLAQVITNLVSNAAKYSPAGTLVTVVTRGHDGQVSLEVHNTGDPIPPELRQRLFQPMTRGASEVDRASRSIGLGLFIVDSIVRAHGGSVDVSSSAGEGTTFTVRLPRHVPVRSHPLSPKVE; encoded by the coding sequence ATGACGGCGTCCTCCTTTACCCTGCTACTCGTGGACGACAGCCCCGAGGACCGGGGCACCTGGGCGGCGTTCCTGCGACAGGAACAGGACCACACCTGGTCCTTCATCGAATCGGAGGACGCGGAAGAGGGGCTCGCGCTCTGTCTGGCCCATCCCGTGGACTGCGTCATCCTCGACTACGGGTTGCCGGGGATGGACGGCCTGGGCTTCCTGCGGCGGTTGAAGGAGGTGCTCGGCGAGGCGGCTCCTCCGGTGGTGCTGGTGACGGGGCGGGGCAGTGAAAGGGTGGCGGTGTCGGCGATGAAGGCGGGTGCCTCGGACTACCTGATCAAGTCCGACATCACCCCGGCGAGCCTCTACCGGGCGACGCACAACGCCATCGAGAAGGCCGTGTTGGAGCGCCGCCACCGTGAGGCCGAGCGGGAGCGGGACGCCGTATTGGCGCGCGAGCGGGCGGCGCGGGCCGAGGTCGAGGCGCTCGTGCGCGAGCGCGAGCGGCTGCTGGGCGAGGCGGAGGCACAGCGTGCCCTCTTCGATGCCGTCCTCCAGCAGATGCCCTCGGGTGTCCTCGTGGCGGAGCCCTCCGGCAAGCTGCTGCTGGCCAGCGCGCGCGTGGAGCAGATTCTTCGCTACCCCTTCCGGGCCTCGCAGGGGGTGAGCGAGTACGGAGACGCCCTCCGGGGCATCCACCCGGACGGCCGGCCCTACCGCTGTGAGGAGTGGCCCCTGTCCCGAAGCCTCCTCTCCGGTGAGGTGGTGGAGGGCGAGGAGGTGGAGGTGGCGCGCGCGGACGGCAGCCGCGTCACGCTCAGCATCTCCTCGGGTCCGGTGCTCGATGCGCGAGGGCAACGGATAGCGGGCGTCGCCACCTTCATGGACGTGACGGCGAGGAAGCGCGTCGAGGCCGAGTTCGACAACTTCTTCCGTCTCTCGCACGATCTGCTGGCCGTGGCGGGGACGGATGGCTTCTTCAAGCGCGTCAACCCCGCCTTCTCCCAGACGCTGGGCTGGAGCGAAGAGGAATTGCTCTCCCGTCCCTTCGCCAGCCTCCTGCACCCGGAGGATCTCTCGGCCACCCGCTCCGAGGTGGAGAATCTCGCCCGGGGAGGGCACACGCTGCACTTCGAGAACCGCTACCGGTGCAGGGATGGGAGCTATCGCTGGTTGTCGTGGACGTCGGCGTCGATGGCGGAGCAGGGACTCATCTTCGCCGTGGCGCGGGACGTGACGCAGACGAAGCGCCTGGAGGCGGCCCTGCGGGAGAGTGAAGCGCGCTACCGTGAGCTCGCCGTCCAATACGAGCGGCAGGCGCGCACCTTCGACACCATGCTGACCGCCCATCCGGACTTCATGTACCTGTTCGACCGGCGGCACCGCTTCACCTACGTCAACCGCTCGTTGTTGCAGCTCTGGGGCAAGCGGTTGGAGGAGGCGGTGGGGAGGAACTTCCAGGAACTGGGCTATCCCCCCGAGCTGGTAGAGAAGCACCGGCGGCAGCTCGACGAGGTGCTGCGCACGGGGAGGCCCGTGCGTGGCGACAACCCGTACACGAGCGCCTCCGGCACTGGCCATTACGAGTACATCTACGCCCCCATCTTCGGACCGGACGGGCAGGTGGAGGCCATCGCGGGCACCAGCCGCGACATCACCGAGCGCAAGCGCGCCGAGGAGGAGCTGCGGCGCCGGGCCGAGTTCGCGCAGCAGCTGGTCGGCATCGTCAGCCACGATTTGCGCAACCCCATCACCGCCATTCTCCTCGGTGCGCAGAGCCTCCTGCGGCGGCGGAACGGTCTGGATGAGAGCCAGGCGCTGACCGCCACCCGCATCCAGTCCTCGGCCGAGCGCGCCGCCCGCATGGTGAGGGACTTGCTGGACTTCACCCAGGCGCGCCTGGGCGGCGGCATCCCCATCCATCCCGCTCCGCTCGACCTGCACGCCCTCACCCGCCAGGTGCTGGACGAGGTGCGGATGAGCTACCCCGAGCGGAGCTTCCGGGTGGACTCGGAGGGGGACGGGCAGGGGCAGTGGGACCCCGACCGCCTGGCCCAGGTCATCACCAACCTGGTGTCCAACGCGGCGAAGTACAGCCCCGCGGGTACCCTCGTCACGGTGGTGACGCGCGGCCATGACGGCCAGGTCTCCCTGGAGGTCCACAACACGGGCGACCCCATCCCTCCCGAGCTGCGTCAGCGTCTCTTCCAGCCCATGACGCGAGGCGCCTCCGAGGTGGATCGGGCGAGCCGCAGCATCGGCCTGGGCCTCTTCATCGTGGACAGCATCGTCCGGGCCCATGGGGGCTCCGTCGACGTGAGCTCCAGCGCTGGCGAGGGCACGACCTTCACGGTGCGGCTGCCGCGTCACGTCCCGGTGCGGTCCCACCCCCTCTCTCCGAAAGTGGAGTGA
- a CDS encoding pseudouridine synthase, whose product MARKPKTPRWLEAARRRTMPVPEGSRADWLARALGRAGVMPRAEAERAIREGRVEVDGRVAHDPFAQVHEGSAVRVDGQPRTLEARTLALMFHKPAGVVVHGSDPEGIGTVFERLRPVLPPELLGYEWYAVGRLDRDTTGLLLFTNEERLVAHATSPETHVPKRYVAEVEGRPSEVALQTLREGVLLEDGPARPAVARLLAPSRVELVLTEGRHHQVKRMLAAVGHPVRTLHREAVGELVLDVPEGSCRLLTDAEVERGLGFAEGRR is encoded by the coding sequence ATGGCGAGGAAGCCGAAGACACCGCGATGGTTGGAGGCCGCGCGCCGGCGCACGATGCCGGTGCCGGAAGGGAGCCGCGCGGACTGGCTGGCGCGTGCCCTGGGACGCGCGGGAGTGATGCCGCGGGCCGAGGCGGAGCGGGCCATCCGCGAGGGGCGGGTGGAGGTGGACGGGCGCGTGGCGCACGACCCCTTCGCACAGGTGCACGAAGGGAGCGCGGTGCGGGTGGATGGGCAGCCGCGCACGTTGGAGGCGCGGACGCTGGCGCTGATGTTCCACAAGCCCGCGGGGGTGGTGGTGCACGGGAGTGATCCCGAGGGAATCGGCACCGTCTTCGAGCGCTTGCGGCCGGTGCTGCCGCCGGAGCTGCTCGGGTATGAGTGGTACGCGGTGGGGCGGCTGGACCGGGACACCACGGGCCTGTTGCTCTTCACCAACGAGGAGCGGCTGGTGGCGCACGCGACTTCTCCCGAGACGCACGTGCCCAAGCGCTACGTGGCGGAGGTAGAGGGCAGGCCCTCGGAGGTGGCCCTCCAGACGCTGCGCGAGGGCGTGTTGCTCGAGGATGGACCGGCCCGGCCAGCGGTGGCTCGGCTGCTGGCTCCCAGCCGGGTCGAGCTGGTGCTCACGGAGGGGCGGCACCACCAGGTGAAGCGGATGCTGGCGGCGGTGGGGCACCCGGTGCGGACGCTGCACCGCGAGGCCGTGGGCGAGCTGGTGCTGGACGTGCCGGAGGGCTCCTGCCGGCTGCTCACGGACGCCGAGGTGGAGCGAGGCCTTGGCTTCGCCGAGGGGCGGCGATGA
- a CDS encoding phage holin family protein: MQPENPGTRRSYNYEERTIPGDGMSDRAFGSLLGEFFDQARRLIRAEVTLAKTEIRQEATKVKAGGVMLGVGGGLLLLGGIAFTLFAVFALDLLLPLWAAALIVTVLFCGIGAGIAKVGLNRMKEIHAPNQTIQTLKEDSQWASRTFQSVKSQMHGHA; encoded by the coding sequence ATGCAACCGGAGAATCCAGGGACACGGAGAAGCTACAACTACGAGGAGCGCACCATTCCGGGTGATGGCATGTCGGACCGCGCGTTCGGTTCGCTGCTGGGTGAATTCTTCGATCAGGCCCGGCGGCTGATCCGCGCGGAGGTGACGCTCGCGAAGACAGAAATCCGCCAGGAGGCGACGAAGGTCAAGGCGGGCGGCGTGATGCTGGGCGTGGGCGGAGGGCTGCTCCTGCTCGGCGGCATCGCCTTCACGCTCTTCGCCGTCTTCGCGTTGGATCTGCTGCTGCCGCTGTGGGCCGCGGCGCTCATCGTCACGGTGCTCTTCTGCGGCATCGGCGCGGGCATCGCCAAGGTGGGCCTCAACCGCATGAAGGAGATCCACGCTCCCAACCAGACCATTCAAACCCTGAAGGAGGACTCTCAATGGGCGAGCAGGACGTTCCAATCCGTGAAATCACAGATGCACGGGCACGCATGA
- a CDS encoding GNAT family N-acetyltransferase codes for MLFTTPLSTPRLLLREFEEDDWRATHPYESDPEVVRYQSHGVRTSEESRDYIRRVRALASETPRRVYDLAVVLRDGNRLIGRCGMHVNNPEMNEAMLWYVLDRSRWGKGYIPEAVQALVDFGFGTLGLHRVWADCDPRNPASFRVMEKLGMRKEAHFRENVFLKGEWCDSLIYALLDHEWRARAAARSSST; via the coding sequence ATGCTCTTCACCACGCCGCTGTCCACGCCCCGCCTGCTGCTGCGCGAGTTCGAGGAGGACGACTGGCGTGCCACCCACCCCTACGAGTCCGACCCGGAGGTGGTGCGCTACCAGTCCCACGGTGTCCGCACCTCCGAGGAGAGCCGGGACTACATCCGCCGGGTGAGGGCCCTGGCCAGCGAGACACCCCGGCGCGTCTATGACCTGGCCGTGGTGCTGCGCGACGGCAACCGGCTCATCGGGCGCTGTGGCATGCACGTCAACAACCCCGAGATGAACGAGGCCATGCTCTGGTACGTCCTCGATCGCTCGCGGTGGGGCAAGGGCTACATCCCCGAGGCGGTCCAGGCGCTCGTGGACTTCGGTTTCGGGACGCTCGGGCTGCACCGCGTCTGGGCCGACTGCGACCCGCGCAACCCCGCCTCCTTCCGGGTGATGGAGAAGCTGGGCATGCGCAAGGAGGCGCACTTCCGCGAGAACGTCTTCCTCAAGGGCGAGTGGTGTGACTCCCTCATCTACGCCCTGCTCGATCACGAGTGGCGGGCTCGCGCCGCGGCCCGGTCCTCCTCGACATAG
- a CDS encoding threonine/serine exporter family protein, with protein MLPAEQLIALQPPPPGPSVAFTLRLGQALHRYGTPAHRLEEQMRLVSQRLGLEARFFSTPTSIFASFGPPEALQTCLIRVEPGDMDLGRLASLDSLADAVIRGDLSPEEGAERVEAVLAEPPRYGNALLLLCWALAAVGGARLFGGGPREMGVAALISLLVGGLDTWTRRQPSTVWVLEPIAAILSSALAVVAASLVGPLSVQIVTLAGLIVLLPGLSLTVALNELATRNLISGTSRLTGAAIVFLELGFGVALGTRLAAWFPLPAKMGPLPALPAWTEPLALVSMLFAVSVIFRARPRDWGWITVAGTLAYAGSRLGTQVLGPQLGAFVGALIVGIVTNLLARVRNRPAVITLVPAIMLLVPGSIGFRSMESLLARDVLAGVDTAFSMLMVAVALVAGLLFANALVQPRKVL; from the coding sequence GTGCTCCCGGCCGAACAACTCATCGCGCTCCAGCCGCCTCCCCCTGGACCCTCCGTGGCCTTCACGCTGCGGCTCGGGCAGGCGCTGCACCGCTATGGCACTCCCGCCCACCGGCTGGAGGAGCAGATGCGGCTGGTGTCGCAACGGCTGGGTCTGGAGGCCCGCTTCTTCTCCACTCCCACCTCCATCTTCGCGTCCTTCGGCCCCCCCGAGGCCCTCCAGACCTGCCTCATCCGCGTGGAGCCCGGGGACATGGACCTCGGACGGCTGGCGAGCCTCGACTCGCTCGCGGACGCGGTCATCCGGGGCGATCTCTCCCCCGAGGAGGGCGCCGAGCGCGTGGAGGCCGTCCTCGCCGAGCCTCCCCGCTATGGCAACGCCCTGCTCCTGCTGTGCTGGGCCCTGGCCGCCGTCGGCGGCGCACGGCTCTTCGGCGGTGGCCCGCGCGAAATGGGCGTGGCGGCGCTGATCTCCCTCCTCGTCGGTGGGCTGGACACCTGGACACGGCGGCAGCCCTCCACGGTCTGGGTGCTGGAGCCCATCGCCGCCATCCTCTCCTCGGCGCTGGCCGTGGTGGCGGCCAGTCTCGTGGGCCCGTTGTCGGTGCAGATCGTCACCCTCGCGGGTCTCATCGTGCTGCTGCCCGGCCTCAGCCTCACCGTGGCCCTCAACGAGCTCGCCACCCGGAACCTCATCTCCGGCACGTCGCGGCTCACCGGCGCGGCGATCGTGTTCCTCGAGCTCGGCTTCGGCGTGGCGCTCGGCACCCGGCTGGCGGCCTGGTTCCCCCTGCCCGCCAAGATGGGTCCCCTCCCGGCGCTCCCCGCCTGGACGGAGCCCCTCGCCCTGGTGTCGATGCTGTTCGCGGTGAGCGTCATCTTCCGCGCCCGGCCCCGGGACTGGGGGTGGATCACCGTGGCCGGAACGCTGGCCTACGCGGGCTCTCGCCTGGGCACCCAGGTCCTCGGGCCCCAGCTGGGCGCGTTCGTCGGCGCGCTCATCGTCGGCATCGTCACCAACCTGCTCGCCCGCGTGCGCAACCGTCCCGCCGTCATCACCCTCGTGCCCGCCATCATGCTGCTCGTTCCCGGCAGCATCGGCTTCCGCAGCATGGAGTCCCTGCTCGCACGCGACGTGCTCGCCGGCGTGGACACCGCCTTCTCCATGCTCATGGTGGCCGTGGCCCTCGTCGCCGGCCTCCTCTTCGCCAACGCCCTCGTCCAGCCCCGCAAGGTGCTCTGA
- a CDS encoding biliverdin-producing heme oxygenase, producing the protein MSTLTELLRRVTADEAQAVMRTPLALRLARGTLERSDYVRLLSSLQALYAELEWALMWNRAHPTVGPLCLPELWRNELLQDDLRALLGPGWYSSTPRHHAAPYVERLGLLCDEAPGLLAAHAWVLYATPLPGAGQTGTGIARALGLRGNAGTVFLRHSTHLDGEAYRAHLLDTLDRMPVEERGRAALADEARLAVRGVHMLFAALGRSLTPAHAERREGSRMGGWLPRALIPARGMS; encoded by the coding sequence GTGAGCACGCTGACGGAGCTGCTGCGGCGGGTCACCGCCGACGAGGCGCAGGCCGTGATGCGCACGCCCCTCGCCCTGCGGCTCGCGAGGGGCACGCTGGAGCGGAGTGACTACGTGCGGCTCCTGTCCAGCCTCCAGGCGCTCTACGCGGAGCTGGAGTGGGCGCTCATGTGGAACCGCGCGCACCCCACGGTGGGCCCCCTCTGCCTGCCCGAGCTGTGGCGCAACGAGCTGTTGCAGGACGATCTGCGCGCCCTGCTCGGCCCGGGCTGGTACTCGAGCACGCCCCGCCACCACGCGGCGCCGTACGTGGAGCGGCTCGGGCTCCTGTGCGACGAGGCCCCCGGGTTGCTCGCCGCGCACGCCTGGGTGCTCTACGCCACACCGCTGCCCGGCGCGGGCCAGACGGGCACCGGTATCGCCCGGGCACTCGGGCTGCGTGGGAACGCGGGCACCGTCTTCCTCCGCCACTCCACCCACCTGGACGGAGAGGCCTACCGGGCGCACCTGCTCGATACGTTGGATCGCATGCCCGTGGAGGAGCGGGGACGCGCGGCGCTCGCCGACGAGGCCCGGCTCGCCGTGCGCGGAGTGCACATGCTCTTCGCGGCACTCGGCCGGAGCCTCACCCCGGCGCACGCCGAGCGGCGCGAGGGCTCGAGGATGGGAGGCTGGCTGCCGCGAGCGCTGATCCCCGCGCGCGGCATGTCCTGA